The following proteins are co-located in the Halococcus hamelinensis 100A6 genome:
- a CDS encoding homing endonuclease associated repeat-containing protein: MPYSEEELLDELDSLADDLGRTPHQRDVNDRESVPSSTTYYHRFGSWSDV; this comes from the coding sequence ATGCCGTATTCTGAGGAAGAACTGCTTGACGAGCTTGATTCTCTCGCAGATGACCTCGGTCGTACGCCCCACCAGCGCGATGTGAACGACCGAGAAAGCGTGCCAAGTAGTACAACGTACTACCATCGCTTTGGGAGCTGGAGTGATGTCTAG
- a CDS encoding homing endonuclease associated repeat-containing protein: MAAGLKPDPRGSRVADDDLLEALKTLADELSVPPTADDIDAHEGTPSSDTYVRRFGSLSEALQKAGIRHAPWQSNQCSTEQLLTKLRALVTEFGRPPTWDEMRRHHDSPDPKTYARRFGSWSSAIRKVDLETDSSETD, translated from the coding sequence GTGGCCGCCGGTCTCAAACCAGACCCACGTGGGAGCCGTGTTGCTGATGATGACCTCCTTGAAGCGCTCAAAACGCTCGCTGATGAACTTTCCGTACCACCGACAGCTGATGATATAGATGCACACGAGGGAACGCCATCGAGTGACACGTATGTCAGGCGCTTCGGCTCTCTAAGTGAGGCGCTGCAAAAGGCCGGCATTCGGCACGCACCATGGCAATCGAACCAGTGCTCAACCGAACAGCTACTCACTAAACTTCGAGCTCTTGTGACCGAATTTGGACGGCCACCCACATGGGATGAGATGAGACGACATCACGATTCTCCAGATCCGAAGACCTACGCTCGCCGATTCGGCTCTTGGTCGAGCGCAATTCGTAAAGTCGACCTCGAAACCGATTCGTCAGAAACAGATTAG
- a CDS encoding ATP-binding protein encodes MSDFDLPEDRESDGDTTEEQSAESDGGTDTETVTLESVGAGASESAGEEAIGSRSVDSDITERADDEVGHILGGNNIRIGRTEHLVEAYITTDRREDVQMGDYVQVPYPGGESLFAAVEALRYEPYTDLDDTSDAHHDIVSEESVDESEYVLVAELDPIASIETDETAVEAEEKYERGIVSKIPKPNADVTLTEDEAFLRTGLNIPHSGVFCGHLAVAGQRKTVAGNTVPYYIDNPGSVPDGSGGFDVESGEPAIWRHTLVAGSTGKGKTHFTKNLLRQFIGGKRYPTDDAHKELGVVIFDPANEYYQMRDDNDALQPGGEEAELGEELRNSPINVGGLDDDLQVYAPTVRGSSPDDAGEHSPFSIPFSLADEHPELLMPYKSTPVTRGALRDCLDDYFDKFDEPDEVEDGEPSLVDDDGTVPTYNGFIQFLNQNDYEESPLRERNEIGSGTWGAVMRRVKRSEFRAVFDADANRLDEVAHRMFEPGQVTVIPTRHLTSSREDLVVLSVLSYIIENKLKSDSVDTNVADTPLMVAVDEAHNYLSTPSSDDHRGQYIVNQARDAVRQGRKDQLGMMMITQNPEDIDDDVLKQTNTNVFLGLRAEVVQKVPSIPPEFARDIPKFGKGQAAVKAPDVEAVEVAGLRECLTRHGDDQ; translated from the coding sequence ATGAGTGATTTCGACCTCCCCGAAGACCGCGAGAGCGATGGGGACACGACCGAGGAGCAGAGTGCAGAGAGCGACGGCGGCACGGACACCGAGACCGTGACGCTCGAATCCGTCGGAGCCGGGGCGAGCGAGAGTGCGGGCGAGGAGGCCATCGGATCGCGGTCGGTTGATAGCGACATCACCGAGCGAGCCGACGACGAGGTGGGCCACATCCTCGGTGGCAACAACATCCGTATCGGTCGCACCGAGCATCTGGTCGAGGCGTACATCACCACCGACCGCCGCGAGGACGTCCAGATGGGCGACTACGTGCAGGTGCCCTACCCCGGTGGCGAGAGCCTGTTCGCCGCTGTGGAAGCCCTCCGCTACGAACCCTATACGGACCTCGACGATACCTCCGATGCCCACCACGACATCGTGAGCGAGGAGAGCGTCGACGAGAGCGAGTACGTGCTCGTCGCGGAGCTCGACCCGATCGCCTCGATCGAGACCGACGAGACGGCCGTCGAAGCCGAGGAGAAGTACGAACGCGGGATCGTGAGCAAGATCCCGAAGCCCAATGCGGATGTGACGCTCACGGAAGACGAGGCGTTCCTCCGAACAGGACTAAACATCCCCCATTCGGGTGTGTTCTGTGGCCACCTCGCGGTCGCCGGCCAGCGCAAGACCGTTGCTGGCAACACGGTCCCCTACTACATCGACAACCCCGGCAGCGTACCGGATGGATCGGGTGGCTTCGATGTAGAGAGCGGCGAACCCGCTATCTGGCGACACACGCTCGTCGCCGGGTCGACCGGGAAAGGGAAGACCCACTTTACGAAGAACCTACTCCGGCAGTTCATCGGCGGGAAACGCTATCCCACCGACGACGCCCACAAAGAACTCGGCGTCGTGATCTTCGATCCGGCGAACGAGTATTACCAGATGCGCGACGACAACGACGCGCTCCAGCCCGGCGGTGAGGAAGCGGAACTCGGCGAGGAGTTGCGAAATAGCCCGATCAACGTCGGCGGGCTCGACGACGACCTACAGGTCTACGCGCCCACGGTTCGAGGATCGAGCCCGGACGACGCCGGCGAGCACTCCCCGTTCTCGATCCCGTTCTCGCTGGCAGACGAGCATCCCGAGCTCTTGATGCCGTACAAGTCGACTCCCGTGACTCGGGGGGCGCTCCGGGACTGTCTCGACGACTATTTCGACAAGTTCGACGAGCCCGACGAAGTGGAGGACGGCGAACCCTCGCTCGTCGACGACGATGGGACCGTCCCGACCTACAACGGGTTCATTCAGTTCCTCAATCAGAACGACTACGAGGAGAGCCCGCTCCGAGAGCGCAACGAAATAGGGTCGGGAACGTGGGGTGCGGTGATGCGGCGGGTGAAGCGCTCCGAATTTAGAGCGGTGTTCGACGCCGATGCGAACCGTCTCGACGAGGTGGCCCACCGGATGTTCGAGCCGGGACAGGTCACGGTGATCCCGACGCGGCATCTGACGAGTAGCCGCGAGGATCTAGTGGTGCTCTCGGTGCTCTCGTACATCATCGAGAACAAGCTGAAATCCGATAGCGTGGATACGAACGTGGCGGATACGCCGTTGATGGTGGCCGTCGACGAGGCTCATAATTACTTGTCGACACCGAGCAGCGACGACCACCGTGGTCAGTATATCGTGAATCAGGCGCGAGACGCGGTGCGACAGGGCCGAAAGGACCAACTCGGGATGATGATGATCACGCAGAACCCCGAGGACATCGACGACGACGTACTGAAACAGACGAACACGAACGTCTTTCTCGGGCTTCGAGCCGAGGTGGTCCAGAAAGTGCCGTCGATCCCGCCGGAGTTTGCCCGTGACATCCCGAAATTCGGGAAAGGACAGGCGGCGGTGAAAGCGCCGGACGTCGAGGCGGTCGAGGTGGCGGGGCTTCGGGAGTGTCTCACCCGCCACGGCGACGATCAGTGA
- a CDS encoding DNA double-strand break repair nuclease NurA produces MDAQALSLVRAICGRIDEHVPRQGREQADYARQLFEHLDKPGGGVESIDEPWIAKTPIADLGNWSDDPWEGPSYAIDASTLTGTEYTNGLIMDTAYAKLGVGGIGVDREAERAGTVKTVVYFDEGESSIRGEEFSDPDSPVEGELVTYDAGGDSTQNLSKAVSSVAQSLAEGEHARRMLDEVDGPLFLDGSLYPLGVLYWVLLDNAGITSPAASWDIPREIVANYIDVVETQYDRGYPVVGVVKTSTTAQLVDSLEEKIRQHGVVDENGLRPDVSWTRDHQYIAEVLQGGTLNDLTYTSWFVSTELGAGRLGDTEILEPFAEDLEFGEPGDYRRAFFYVRLPRQGFVFRVETPLLFVLDDEEVRDEIQNKALKEIAKRRDVPQAVKRADRIAGISQGNRKTIRGVLESSAPTQNYNWDGRWSQDDLNGMEPDDE; encoded by the coding sequence ATGGACGCACAAGCGCTGTCGCTCGTCCGGGCGATATGCGGCCGGATCGACGAACACGTCCCTCGGCAGGGCCGCGAGCAGGCCGACTACGCTCGCCAACTGTTCGAGCACCTCGATAAGCCGGGGGGAGGCGTCGAGTCGATCGACGAGCCGTGGATCGCAAAGACGCCGATCGCCGACCTCGGCAACTGGAGCGACGACCCGTGGGAAGGCCCATCCTACGCTATCGACGCCTCGACGCTCACCGGCACGGAGTACACAAACGGGTTGATTATGGATACCGCCTACGCCAAACTCGGAGTGGGTGGGATCGGCGTCGATCGAGAGGCCGAACGCGCCGGCACGGTCAAGACCGTGGTCTATTTCGACGAGGGCGAGTCCAGTATTCGCGGCGAGGAGTTTTCCGACCCCGATAGCCCCGTAGAGGGCGAACTCGTCACCTACGATGCGGGTGGGGACTCGACGCAAAACCTCTCGAAAGCGGTGTCGTCGGTGGCCCAATCGCTCGCCGAGGGCGAACACGCCCGGCGGATGCTCGATGAAGTCGACGGCCCGCTGTTCCTCGACGGGTCGCTCTACCCGCTGGGCGTGCTCTATTGGGTGCTCCTCGACAACGCTGGCATCACGTCGCCCGCCGCGTCGTGGGACATTCCCCGCGAGATCGTCGCAAACTACATCGACGTCGTGGAAACACAGTACGACCGTGGCTACCCCGTCGTTGGCGTCGTCAAAACGTCGACGACCGCCCAACTCGTCGATTCGCTGGAGGAGAAGATCCGCCAGCACGGCGTCGTCGACGAAAACGGCCTCCGGCCCGACGTGTCGTGGACGCGCGACCACCAGTATATCGCCGAGGTGCTACAGGGTGGGACGCTCAACGACCTCACCTACACGTCGTGGTTCGTCTCGACGGAGCTCGGTGCGGGCCGACTCGGCGATACGGAGATCCTCGAACCGTTCGCGGAGGACCTCGAATTTGGTGAGCCGGGCGACTACCGGCGGGCGTTTTTCTATGTGAGATTGCCGAGGCAGGGCTTCGTCTTCCGGGTCGAGACGCCCTTGCTGTTCGTGCTCGACGACGAGGAAGTGCGCGACGAGATACAGAACAAAGCCCTGAAAGAGATCGCCAAGCGCCGCGACGTCCCGCAGGCGGTGAAGCGAGCCGACCGTATCGCCGGTATCTCACAGGGTAATCGGAAGACGATCCGTGGGGTACTGGAGTCGAGCGCACCGACGCAGAACTACAATTGGGACGGCCGCTGGAGTCAGGACGACCTGAATGGCATGGAGCCCGACGATGAGTGA
- a CDS encoding DUF1648 domain-containing protein gives MNLRPNRVDLVGTAIATLTLLGSLTLWSQLPSQVAIHFSASGDPNTVVPKAIAVALIPAVMLGSLAILRVAAHYDPPDDERVFVVTAIGTMLLLLAAVQFLVLGWNLGYAISMDAVLVGAVLWVVALVGYSYHRTGTLVRTKKPAVTEALAQFWRRW, from the coding sequence ATGAACCTCCGCCCGAATCGCGTTGATCTAGTGGGTACCGCTATCGCCACCCTCACGCTGCTGGGCAGTCTCACGCTCTGGAGTCAACTTCCTTCACAGGTAGCGATTCACTTCTCGGCGAGTGGCGACCCCAATACAGTAGTCCCGAAAGCGATCGCGGTGGCGCTCATCCCCGCGGTCATGCTTGGGTCGCTCGCTATCCTGCGAGTCGCCGCCCACTACGACCCGCCGGACGACGAACGAGTGTTTGTCGTGACCGCCATCGGGACGATGCTGCTGCTGCTCGCCGCCGTCCAGTTCCTCGTTCTCGGATGGAACCTCGGCTACGCAATATCTATGGACGCCGTTCTCGTCGGCGCAGTCCTGTGGGTGGTCGCGCTCGTCGGTTATTCCTACCACCGCACAGGCACGCTCGTTAGGACGAAAAAACCCGCCGTTACTGAAGCTCTCGCTCAGTTCTGGAGACGCTGGTAG
- a CDS encoding transcriptional regulator FilR1 domain-containing protein encodes MDARELIEHISRSDRRLDILCALRERSAKPGELADRADVERTPVYTALEDLEESGAVASIDGRRKLTAAGDIPVAETLDACEAVGREAIFHLASSTDNNRLRILGGLADSLSRGEMVHDDSYPSRSTINRTLEDFEAFGWITPRPNSTLTKAGRAVYDAYTELDRVVNIVVDKLVYLRHVDPSKVDIPIDLIDDARVVRSRPNRPQRADAHMRERINEGFGHAKVFASYYSEAEVTPMFDQVEQGSSWEAVTPLPSHAPLPDSPPEIKHFRMGLGSERVEWTIYPDDLPIDMILFDSDRVLLGTDVELETTRTDAILDSTNPSLIEWSHDLYDEHKKRASTPLDYLLDPIKEKGIYRALRLDWARGRTAEND; translated from the coding sequence ATGGACGCCCGCGAACTGATCGAGCACATCTCTCGAAGCGACCGACGACTCGACATTTTGTGTGCGCTGCGAGAGCGCTCGGCGAAACCCGGCGAGTTGGCCGACCGCGCCGACGTCGAGCGCACACCTGTCTACACCGCTCTCGAAGACCTCGAAGAATCCGGGGCTGTCGCCTCGATCGACGGCCGGCGAAAGCTCACCGCCGCTGGCGATATTCCCGTCGCCGAGACGCTCGACGCCTGCGAAGCCGTTGGCCGCGAGGCGATCTTCCACCTCGCCTCCTCGACCGATAACAATCGCCTGCGGATTCTCGGCGGGCTCGCCGACTCGCTCTCGCGTGGTGAAATGGTCCACGACGACTCCTACCCATCGCGTTCGACGATTAACCGAACGCTGGAGGATTTCGAGGCGTTCGGCTGGATCACGCCCCGCCCGAACAGCACGCTCACGAAAGCAGGCCGGGCGGTGTACGATGCCTACACCGAGCTCGATCGCGTCGTGAACATCGTGGTGGATAAGCTAGTGTATCTCCGGCACGTCGACCCCTCGAAAGTCGACATACCCATCGACCTGATCGACGACGCGCGAGTGGTTCGCTCGCGTCCGAACCGGCCACAACGGGCGGATGCTCATATGCGAGAGCGAATCAACGAGGGCTTCGGCCACGCGAAGGTTTTTGCGAGCTACTATTCCGAAGCGGAGGTCACGCCGATGTTCGATCAGGTCGAGCAGGGTTCGTCGTGGGAAGCGGTCACGCCGCTGCCCTCGCACGCTCCACTACCCGACAGCCCGCCGGAGATCAAGCATTTTCGGATGGGGCTCGGCTCCGAGCGCGTCGAGTGGACCATCTATCCCGACGACTTGCCCATAGATATGATTCTGTTCGACAGCGATCGCGTTCTGTTGGGGACCGACGTTGAGCTCGAAACCACCCGCACCGACGCGATCCTCGATTCGACGAATCCTTCACTGATCGAGTGGTCGCACGACCTCTACGATGAGCACAAAAAGCGGGCGTCGACACCGCTCGACTATCTGCTCGACCCGATCAAGGAGAAGGGTATCTACCGGGCGTTGCGATTGGATTGGGCTCGCGGTCGGACGGCCGAGAACGACTAG
- a CDS encoding YqjF family protein produces MSSRAFMRFLSAVGGLEDCRFARHQTDVYVRFQSKRSMSEKPAAEVMLRDVLFAHWPIAAEKLRSVVPDPLSIDTFDGSAWITVLVVDIAGARVRAVPYHPSLPSINLRTYVSHGDETGIYFIALEMDGQLSSWLARNGFGIPYYNADVDIDTSQRTRSVESYRERRGGTPARFAATYRPEDLHEGGFAEEGSREEFLIERTNYYFEAGPEFRRLSEVMGTTEGGSRTGQTNTGTSMFAGAADHRPWALTDVDAEITTNTLFEAAGVPEPTESPVFNYSSRQYMAAKRLRELPKTVPEPIEQ; encoded by the coding sequence ATGAGCTCCCGCGCGTTCATGCGATTCCTTTCTGCCGTGGGGGGTCTTGAGGATTGTCGGTTCGCTCGCCACCAGACGGATGTTTATGTTCGATTCCAGTCAAAGAGGAGTATGAGCGAGAAGCCAGCGGCCGAGGTAATGCTTCGGGACGTGCTCTTTGCCCATTGGCCGATCGCAGCCGAGAAGCTACGGTCGGTCGTGCCAGACCCGCTCTCGATCGATACTTTCGATGGGAGCGCGTGGATTACCGTGCTCGTCGTCGACATCGCCGGCGCTCGGGTTCGCGCCGTGCCCTATCATCCCTCTCTCCCATCGATCAACCTCCGCACCTACGTCTCACACGGCGACGAGACGGGCATCTACTTCATCGCTCTCGAAATGGACGGCCAACTCTCCTCGTGGCTGGCTCGCAACGGCTTCGGGATTCCCTACTACAACGCTGACGTCGACATCGACACCAGCCAGCGAACGCGGTCGGTCGAGAGCTACCGCGAGCGCCGGGGTGGGACGCCCGCCCGCTTCGCCGCGACCTACCGACCCGAGGATCTCCACGAAGGCGGGTTCGCCGAGGAAGGCAGCCGTGAGGAGTTCCTAATCGAGCGCACCAACTACTATTTCGAGGCCGGCCCGGAGTTTCGTCGGCTTTCGGAGGTCATGGGAACGACCGAGGGCGGCTCTCGAACAGGGCAGACGAATACGGGAACGTCGATGTTTGCGGGAGCCGCCGACCACCGACCGTGGGCGCTGACCGACGTCGACGCCGAGATCACCACCAACACGCTGTTCGAGGCCGCCGGCGTGCCCGAACCCACCGAGTCGCCGGTTTTCAACTACTCTTCTCGGCAGTATATGGCCGCCAAGCGGCTGCGAGAGCTTCCGAAGACAGTACCGGAGCCCATTGAGCAATGA
- a CDS encoding transcriptional regulator FilR1 domain-containing protein — MNARELIEHISRSDQRLAILRALRERSAKPGELAERAGVDRTPVYTALEDLEESGAVAAIEGRRKMTAAGDVAVRETATACEAVGREAISHLASSTDNNRFRVLSGIDDGLSRGEMVHDDAYPSRSTINRAMEDFEASEWITPRPESMVTKEGKEILDAYEELHRVVGIVVEKIAYLRLVDPKKIEFPIELIADAEVVESRPNRPQRADEHLRQRMLEGFDHARMFSRYYSEAGVETMLRALDEGSTWESVSPLPSHNPLPDSRTEIRHFRECIAADGADWRVYPDDLPIDLIIFDDDRVLFGSDEALETTRRDAMLDSTNPALIAWATELFEDYHQQASTPLDYLLDPVRENGLYKALRLDWARDRFS; from the coding sequence ATGAACGCGCGGGAGCTCATCGAACACATCTCTCGAAGCGACCAGCGTCTCGCTATTCTCCGGGCGCTGCGAGAGCGGTCGGCGAAACCCGGCGAATTGGCCGAGCGCGCCGGCGTCGATCGAACACCCGTCTACACCGCTTTAGAGGATCTCGAAGAATCCGGGGCGGTGGCCGCGATCGAGGGCCGCCGGAAGATGACGGCGGCAGGCGACGTCGCGGTGCGCGAGACGGCGACGGCGTGCGAAGCCGTTGGCCGCGAGGCGATCTCTCATCTGGCCTCCTCGACGGACAACAACCGCTTTCGCGTTCTCAGTGGGATCGACGACGGACTCTCGCGGGGTGAAATGGTCCATGACGATGCCTACCCGTCGCGTTCGACGATCAACAGGGCAATGGAGGATTTCGAGGCGTCCGAGTGGATCACGCCGCGCCCGGAGAGCATGGTCACGAAAGAGGGAAAAGAAATTCTCGACGCCTACGAGGAATTGCATCGCGTGGTCGGAATCGTCGTCGAGAAGATCGCGTATCTTCGGCTCGTCGATCCGAAGAAAATCGAGTTCCCGATCGAGCTGATCGCCGACGCCGAGGTGGTCGAGTCGCGTCCGAACCGACCCCAGCGCGCCGACGAACACCTCCGCCAGCGGATGCTGGAAGGCTTCGATCACGCCCGAATGTTCTCGCGGTACTACTCTGAGGCGGGCGTCGAAACCATGCTACGGGCGCTCGACGAAGGTTCGACGTGGGAATCGGTGTCGCCGCTGCCCTCGCACAACCCGCTGCCCGACAGTCGCACCGAGATCCGGCACTTCCGAGAATGTATCGCCGCTGATGGTGCGGACTGGCGAGTCTACCCCGACGACCTCCCGATCGACCTGATCATCTTCGACGACGACCGCGTGCTCTTTGGGTCGGACGAAGCTCTCGAAACCACCCGTCGGGATGCCATGCTCGATTCGACGAATCCCGCACTTATCGCGTGGGCGACCGAACTGTTCGAGGACTACCACCAGCAGGCTTCTACGCCGCTCGATTACCTGCTCGATCCGGTTCGAGAGAACGGGCTTTACAAAGCTCTCCGGCTGGATTGGGCGCGCGACCGTTTCAGTTAG
- a CDS encoding YqjF family protein — protein sequence MSERPLAEVALRDVLYVHWPIQPEKLRALVPDALSIDTHSGSAWISAVSVKLAEAKVRHVPRRPSAVSINLRTYVSHGEETGVYFLDLEIDDLISSWFGRLGFGMPYYHAEIERGYHDGAFTVESTRNRRGMTPARFSASVRPNTEDVSAIESGSLDEFLTERTNYFFEAGPRLRQTIEMLGTTTGVGSPDGSGSGMFAGAAEHDSWKITDAEGTVDAGTLFQAAEIPQPEGEPRFNYAREQFMRMARIRELSIPTQG from the coding sequence ATGTCCGAGCGGCCGCTCGCCGAAGTTGCGTTGCGCGACGTTCTCTACGTTCACTGGCCGATCCAGCCCGAGAAACTCCGGGCGCTGGTCCCCGATGCGCTCTCGATCGACACCCACAGCGGGAGCGCGTGGATCAGTGCGGTGTCGGTAAAGCTCGCCGAGGCGAAGGTGCGTCACGTCCCGCGCCGGCCTTCGGCCGTGTCGATCAACCTCCGAACCTACGTCTCACACGGGGAGGAGACGGGTGTCTACTTTCTCGATCTCGAGATCGACGACCTGATCTCGTCGTGGTTCGGTCGATTGGGTTTCGGGATGCCCTACTACCACGCCGAGATCGAGCGGGGCTACCACGATGGAGCGTTCACGGTCGAGAGCACGCGGAATCGGCGAGGCATGACGCCGGCCCGATTCTCGGCCTCAGTACGCCCGAATACCGAGGACGTGAGCGCGATCGAGAGCGGGTCGCTCGACGAGTTCCTTACTGAGCGCACCAACTACTTTTTCGAAGCGGGGCCGCGGCTTCGCCAGACCATCGAGATGCTCGGGACGACCACGGGTGTTGGCTCACCGGACGGCAGCGGATCGGGAATGTTCGCGGGAGCCGCCGAACACGACTCGTGGAAGATCACCGACGCCGAGGGGACCGTCGATGCAGGAACGCTCTTTCAGGCCGCCGAGATACCCCAGCCCGAGGGCGAGCCACGATTCAACTACGCACGCGAGCAGTTCATGCGAATGGCGCGAATCCGCGAGCTCTCGATACCGACGCAGGGTTGA
- a CDS encoding MBL fold metallo-hydrolase has protein sequence MKLSFQHANPDAGSESFLIRCERESEHDQTACILVDAGPEVDLDAMLDSDEYLTAILLTHAHADHYLSLAENHRDGAPIYATEATASMLETVLTEAQRSAATDLGDPEAVLGALEPITEWASPLSGVRVAPVPVGHVPGAAGFVMQYEDDGGEQRTVLATGDWTPERAAGNPGLDGDLGVDVDALFLTGATNDCYTDALTESIGTIAKRAYAGSSVLVSASGLMGVRYAYLLSHLGERLDRRLSINLVGQAAKLYDDLGYNLRGVESIPEYEDPDALLGPETVTIAGPEVPTEGSSGRLFETIQNDESATLVQILGGGDPPIASARCTMYDFEVVAHPTEYAVDELVEELSPEQVVVTHQHGRSRDRYKNKNYHAFVWATDDRQAYPIFEAGEWSPPPWMTSEGIALVRNGGDPTQRNWFGTALESADAGLLLPTCERAEPDLAAEGLDVDALESRLSGPSGDVTSPDYETNESAESEPTPTEPAVSASTPEATTADEADPNADALTSIHDRLDAIESHLEPEEQTVEARVVDAGDGVTMLRLLDTEDGDVPDLKHGEEVAVTLRESAKAEVTSP, from the coding sequence GTGAAACTCTCCTTCCAGCACGCCAACCCGGACGCCGGGAGCGAGTCGTTCCTCATCCGGTGTGAGCGCGAGAGCGAACACGACCAAACCGCCTGTATTCTCGTCGACGCCGGCCCGGAGGTCGACCTTGATGCCATGCTCGACAGCGACGAGTACCTCACGGCAATCCTCCTGACCCACGCCCACGCCGACCACTACCTCTCGCTTGCCGAGAACCATCGCGACGGCGCACCCATCTACGCAACGGAGGCGACCGCCTCGATGCTCGAAACCGTCCTCACCGAAGCCCAGCGCTCCGCCGCGACGGACCTCGGCGACCCCGAGGCAGTCCTCGGTGCGCTCGAACCGATCACGGAGTGGGCGTCCCCTCTAAGTGGCGTTCGAGTCGCGCCCGTTCCTGTGGGCCACGTACCCGGTGCGGCGGGCTTCGTGATGCAGTACGAGGACGACGGCGGTGAGCAGCGAACCGTGCTCGCCACCGGGGATTGGACGCCCGAGCGTGCCGCTGGCAATCCCGGCCTCGACGGCGACCTCGGGGTCGACGTCGATGCCCTCTTTCTCACGGGCGCGACCAACGACTGCTACACCGACGCGCTCACCGAATCCATCGGCACGATCGCCAAGCGTGCCTACGCCGGGTCGTCGGTGCTCGTGAGTGCCTCGGGGTTGATGGGCGTTCGGTACGCCTACCTGCTTTCCCACCTCGGCGAGCGCCTCGACCGGCGGCTCTCGATCAACCTCGTCGGACAGGCCGCGAAGCTCTACGATGACCTCGGGTACAACCTCCGGGGTGTCGAGTCGATACCGGAGTACGAAGACCCCGATGCGCTGCTCGGTCCCGAGACGGTGACGATCGCCGGCCCGGAAGTCCCGACGGAGGGAAGTTCGGGCCGCCTATTCGAGACCATTCAGAACGACGAGAGCGCCACGCTCGTCCAGATACTCGGTGGTGGCGACCCGCCGATCGCCTCGGCCCGGTGTACGATGTACGATTTCGAGGTCGTCGCCCACCCGACCGAGTACGCGGTGGACGAACTCGTCGAGGAGCTCTCGCCCGAACAGGTCGTCGTGACCCATCAACACGGCCGGAGCCGAGACCGATACAAGAACAAAAACTACCACGCCTTCGTGTGGGCGACTGACGACCGACAGGCGTACCCCATCTTCGAGGCCGGCGAGTGGTCGCCGCCGCCGTGGATGACCAGCGAGGGCATCGCCCTCGTCCGAAATGGTGGCGACCCCACCCAACGCAACTGGTTCGGGACCGCACTGGAGAGTGCGGACGCCGGCCTCTTGCTGCCGACGTGCGAACGTGCCGAGCCCGACCTCGCGGCGGAGGGTCTTGACGTGGACGCACTGGAGAGCCGACTCAGCGGGCCGAGTGGCGACGTAACGAGTCCCGACTACGAGACCAACGAGAGCGCCGAGAGCGAGCCAACACCCACCGAGCCCGCTGTCTCGGCATCGACGCCGGAAGCGACGACAGCGGACGAAGCAGACCCCAATGCGGACGCGCTCACGTCGATACACGACCGACTCGACGCGATCGAGAGCCACCTCGAACCGGAGGAGCAAACAGTCGAAGCGCGTGTCGTCGACGCCGGCGACGGCGTGACCATGCTCCGGCTGCTCGATACCGAGGACGGCGACGTACCAGACCTCAAACACGGTGAGGAGGTTGCGGTCACGCTTCGAGAGAGCGCGAAAGCCGAGGTGACATCACCATGA